The Trueperaceae bacterium sequence ACGCCTCTGGGACCAGGATCTTATTTACCGAGACCATAAAGTCGTCCATTACTCTTGGAGATTATCGACGCCTTACTCAAATTTCGAAGCAACCCTCGATGATGCTTATCGCGAGCGGCAGGATCCCTCGGTAGTAATTAGTTTCGAACTCGAGGGTGAGGATGCCCATCTACTTGCTTGGACGACCACACCATGGACACTACCTTCGAACATGGCGCTAGCTGTAAACCCAGATCTTACGTATGTCAAGGTAGCTGATGAGAGAGGTACTTTTATCCTCGCTCGCGATCAACTTGAAAATCACTTCGATCAAGACAACGTAACTATAATTAAAGAGGCACTAGGGTCAACCCTAATAGGTCGGCGTTACCAACCGATACTTCCGTATTTTGCAGATAAGGCGTCAGAAGGAGCGTTCAAAGTGCTTGGAGCTGATTTCGTTTCAGCTGAGGATGGCACTGGCATAGTGCACCTGGCACCAGCTTTCGGAGAGGATGATTTTGACGTAGCTCGCCGTGATGGCGTTCCTCTGGTTAACCCGGTTGACGACGAGGGAAACTTTACTTCAGAAGTGCCAGATTTCGTTGGGCAGAATGTGTTTGAAGCTAACCCAAACATCATCCGGCATCTTAAGCACCATGGCAGCTTATTTACCCAATCAACTGTGACACACAGTTACCCACACGATTGGCGTACTGATACTCCTCTCATATACCGGGCGATTCCCTCGTGGTTTGTACGAACAACTGAAATCAAAGAAAAAATCCTTTCAAATAATCAGAAGATGAACTGGTACCCGGGACACGTCAAGGATGGTGCTTTCGGAAACTGGCTCGACAACATTCGGGATTGGGCCATCTCACGTAACCGTTTTTGGGGCGCGCCAATCCCCCTTTGGGAATGCGAGAAGTGTAAACGACATCACGTCATAGGTAGTATTGCTGAACTCAAAGAACGCTCAGGAATTCAAGAGATAACCGACCTTCATAGTCACCATATTGACGCCATCACCATTCCCTGTGATGAATGCGGATCCACAATGAACCGCATACCTGAAGTACTCGACTGCTGGTTCGAATCGGGCAGCATGCCGTACGCCCAAGTTCACTACCCCTTCAACAATGACGAATGGTTCGACACCAACTTCCCAGCCGACTTCATTGTTGAGTACATCGGACAAACTAGAGGTTGGTTCTACACCCTATTGGTGCTCAGTGCAGCTCTTTTTGACAAGCCTGTCGCCTTGAACTCTGTTGCGCACGGCATCCTCCTTGGTGATGACGGCCGCAAAATGAGCAAGCGGTTGAGGAACTACCCTGATGTGAACGAAATGCTAGACAAATATGGTGCTGATGCCCTCCGACTTTACTTAGCTGGCCACCCCAGTATAGACGGGGTAGATAGCAGCGTCACGGAGGACGGTATTGCCGAAATGCTACGTCGGTTCGTACTACCAGTCTGGAACGCTTTTAGTTTCTTCACTAGATACGCAGCCATTGACAACTGGCATCCGGGTGATAACTCCAGTGACTTTACTCCTACTAATCTGGATCGTTGGATACGTTCGCGTACCGCTGAACTATCTCACCGAGTGGATGAAGCGCTGGCTAGTTACCAGTTGCGCAACGCCGTCCAGCTTCTCCTTGACTACGTTGACGAACTGAACAACTGGTACATCAGACGGTCCCGTGATCGTTTCTGGCGGTCCGGTCGCGATGCTGATAAACTCGCGGCGTACGACACGCTTTACGAGGTGCTAGTGACACTGTCAGGAGTTGCTGCACCACTAGTACCTTTTCTAACTGAAGTTATGTACCGCAATCTCACTGGGAGCCAATCAATACACCTTGCTGACTGGCCTGCCGCAGAGCAGCTACACGTTGATACCGAACTTAATCACCGAATGGCTGCAGTTCGTGACATAGCCTCGCTTGGTTTAGCAGCAAGAGCCCGCACTGGTGTACGGGTACGTCAGCCACTCGCTCAGGTGAGTATTAGGACTTCGCAATCGTTAGAAGAAACCGACATCGACCTACTCAAAGATGAATTGAACGTCCATAACATTGAGCTTTTAAGTGATGTCTCAAACTACGCTGAGGAAGTTTACCGACCCCAGGGACATCTGATTGGCTCGAGTTTCGGCAAGGCCACCTCACAAATCATTAAGGCCATTAAGAAGGGAGATTTCGAGATTACCCCAGAAGGTAGATACGTTGTGTCTGGTGATGCTGAATGGATACTGGATCCACAGATGATAGACGTTCACTATGACGCCCGAGAGGGTTTCGCTTGCGAAACGAAAGCTGACCTGGTTGTAATTCTAGATCTCGAGCTGACCGAGGAACTGAAGCTAGAAGGACTAGCCCGAGAGATTATTCGCCACCTGCAGACCCTCCGTAAAGAAGCGGACTACCAGCTAGATGACCGCATTAACGTGGGTGTCGTTACCAAGGATG is a genomic window containing:
- a CDS encoding isoleucine--tRNA ligase produces the protein MKDLLSFLHPVDPKIDFASLDSTVNDLWELENTFQQSVDNRPEENSYVFYDGPPFATGLPHYGHIMTSIIKDVVPRYQTMKGRRVERRFGWDCHGVPVEYEMEKELGLNGRVDIEEMGVANFNEACRSIVLRYTREWETVIRRVGRWVDFANDYKTMEPAYMESVWWVFKRLWDQDLIYRDHKVVHYSWRLSTPYSNFEATLDDAYRERQDPSVVISFELEGEDAHLLAWTTTPWTLPSNMALAVNPDLTYVKVADERGTFILARDQLENHFDQDNVTIIKEALGSTLIGRRYQPILPYFADKASEGAFKVLGADFVSAEDGTGIVHLAPAFGEDDFDVARRDGVPLVNPVDDEGNFTSEVPDFVGQNVFEANPNIIRHLKHHGSLFTQSTVTHSYPHDWRTDTPLIYRAIPSWFVRTTEIKEKILSNNQKMNWYPGHVKDGAFGNWLDNIRDWAISRNRFWGAPIPLWECEKCKRHHVIGSIAELKERSGIQEITDLHSHHIDAITIPCDECGSTMNRIPEVLDCWFESGSMPYAQVHYPFNNDEWFDTNFPADFIVEYIGQTRGWFYTLLVLSAALFDKPVALNSVAHGILLGDDGRKMSKRLRNYPDVNEMLDKYGADALRLYLAGHPSIDGVDSSVTEDGIAEMLRRFVLPVWNAFSFFTRYAAIDNWHPGDNSSDFTPTNLDRWIRSRTAELSHRVDEALASYQLRNAVQLLLDYVDELNNWYIRRSRDRFWRSGRDADKLAAYDTLYEVLVTLSGVAAPLVPFLTEVMYRNLTGSQSIHLADWPAAEQLHVDTELNHRMAAVRDIASLGLAARARTGVRVRQPLAQVSIRTSQSLEETDIDLLKDELNVHNIELLSDVSNYAEEVYRPQGHLIGSSFGKATSQIIKAIKKGDFEITPEGRYVVSGDAEWILDPQMIDVHYDAREGFACETKADLVVILDLELTEELKLEGLAREIIRHLQTLRKEADYQLDDRINVGVVTKDERIKAALNAFGSIIQAEVLAETLDTDKLNPSVEWDQRKSFVIDEAEIRLAIRRTA